Proteins found in one Triticum aestivum cultivar Chinese Spring chromosome 4D, IWGSC CS RefSeq v2.1, whole genome shotgun sequence genomic segment:
- the LOC123100650 gene encoding pollen allergen Phl p 1: protein MASSSSSVLLVAVVLAAVVWGAHGIPKVPPGPNITASPASYGNKWLDAKTTWYGKPTGAGPKDNGGACGYKEVDKAPFHGMTSCGNIPIFKDGRGCGSCFELKCTKPEACSGKPTIVTITDKNEEPIAPYHFDLSGHAFGSMAKKGEEQKLRDAGEVEIKFRRVKCKYPPGTKVNFHVEKSSNENYLALVIKFLQGDGDVVGVDIKQKGEDKWTELNESWGAVWRIDTPHKLIGPFSVRYTTEGGTKTTVDDVIPKGWKPDTSYEAKGGY from the coding sequence AtggcttcttcttcctcgtcggtgCTGCTGGTTGCGGTGGTGTTGGCCGCGGTCGTGTGGGGCGCGCACGGCATCCCCAAGGTTCCCCCGGGCCCCAACATCACGGCGTCGCCTGCGAGCTACGGCAACAAGTGGCTGGACGCCAAGACCACGTGGTACGGCAAGCCGACGGGCGCCGGGCCCAAGGACAACGGCGGCGCCTGCGGGTACAAGGAGGTGGACAAGGCCCCCTTCCACGGCATGACCTCCTGCGGCAACATCCCCATCTTCAAGGACGGCCGCGGCTGCGGCTCCTGCTTCGAGCTCAAGTGCACCAAGCCAGAGGCCTGCTCCGGCAAGCCCACCATCGTCACCATCACCGACAAGAACGAGGAGCCCATCGCCCCCTACCACTTCGACCTCTCCGGCCACGCCTTCGGCTCCATGGCCAAGAAGGGCGAGGAGCAGAAGCTgcgtgacgccggcgaggtggaGATCAAGTTCCGGCGCGTCAAGTGCAAGTACCCGCCGGGCACCAAGGTGAACTTCCACGTGGAGAAGTCCTCCAACGAAAACTACCTGGCGCTGGTGATCAAGTTCCTCCAAGGCGACGGCGACGTGGTGGGCGTGGACATCAAGCAGAAGGGCGAGGACAAGTGGACCGAGCTCAACGAGTCGTGGGGAGCCGTGTGGAGGATCGACACCCCCCACAAGCTCATCGGCCCCTTCTCCGTCCGCTACACCACCGAGGGCGGCACCAAGACGACCGTCGACGACGTCATCCCCAAGGGCTGGAAGCCCGACACCTCCTACGAGGCCAAGGGCGGCTactga